A window of the Desulforapulum autotrophicum HRM2 genome harbors these coding sequences:
- a CDS encoding ArsR/SmtB family transcription factor — MDRTLLILKSLSDKNRLRVFSALMVHNELCACQITELLNVAGATASRHLSLMVNAGVLKNRKQGRWIYFCLNRENPFLLPLFEWVKERVEGSKQFEQDLETLKEILAIACEELSCKQRKNGRNSKS, encoded by the coding sequence ATGGATAGAACGCTTTTAATACTCAAATCACTGTCTGACAAAAACCGACTCCGGGTCTTCAGCGCCTTGATGGTCCACAACGAATTGTGCGCCTGCCAGATAACCGAACTTTTAAACGTTGCAGGAGCCACAGCCTCCAGACATTTAAGCCTCATGGTAAATGCGGGTGTATTAAAGAATCGTAAACAGGGACGATGGATATATTTTTGTTTAAACAGGGAAAATCCGTTTTTGCTCCCCCTGTTTGAGTGGGTAAAGGAAAGGGTTGAAGGGTCAAAGCAGTTTGAGCAGGATTTGGAAACATTGAAAGAGATCCTGGCAATTGCTTGTGAAGAATTGAGCTGTAAACAAAGAAAAAACGGTCGTAATTCTAAATCATAA